The following nucleotide sequence is from Dialister pneumosintes.
TGCAAGTGCACAGTCTACCGGCGCATCTGTAGCTAATGTAAATATGTTAAAAGACGGTTCTGTTGATTTAGCTTTTATACAAAATGATATTGCTTATTATGCTTACAACGGTAAAGAAATGTTTGACGGGAAAAAAATTGATAATTTACGTGGATTAGCAGCTCTTTATCCGGAAACTATTCAGTTTGTTACTACTGAAAACTCAGGGATTAATACAGTGGCAGATCTTAAAGGCAAAAAAGTGGCTGTAGGGGCATCTGGATCCGGTGCAGAAGCTAATGCTCGTCAGATTCTAGCAGCATATGGATTAACATATGATGATATTAAACCACAGTATTTATCTTTTGGTGAGGCAGCGGATGCATTAAAAGACGGTAATGTGGATTGCGGTATTGTAGTAGCTGGTTATCCAACGGCGGCTATTCAGGATTTAGCTGCTAATAAGTCTGCAAAAGTTGTAGCAATTGATGCAGATATTCAGGATAAGTTAATCCAGCAGTATCCTTACTATACAAAGATAAATATTCCTGCCGGTACTTATAAAGGACAGAATGAAGATGTAAGTACGGTAGCAGTTAAGTGTATTCTCGTTGGTACAGATAAAATTTCTGATGATTTAGGGGGACAAATCGTAACGGCTATTTATGGTCATTTAGATCGGATGAAAGCTGCACATGCGGTAGGTGCATATATTACTAAAGATACCGGTACACAAGGTATGTCTATTCCTTTGAATAAAGGGGCAGAAGATTACTTTAAGTCATAAAATATGCTATCCGGTAGATAAGAAAGGGTGGAAAAATAGATTTTAATCTATTTATTGGGTATATGAGAAATGTTGTGATAAGTCTTAGTATTATTTTAGTTATAATATTTATATATGTATGCCAATTACCTTTTATTTTTGGACAAACATCTACCGGATTTATTTTTATAAAAAAAGCTTATGCAGGAATGCCAATTACGTTATCTTATAGACATTCAGTAATGAAAACCCCTGTTCAAGAAAATTTATATATTAATGATACTGTTGATGGTTTGTCTTTAAAGTCGACCAGATATCAATCTTTTGGTGTAGGTTTACCTTTTCTAGCTTCTGAAGGCCATTTTCATCAAGAAGGAACTTGGTTTGTTTTGGATAACATGCATCGAGAGTATCCTACTCTTTCTCTTAGAAATGGAGTATCTAATAATGGTGTGATTCAAGTTGATGAAGAAAGTTATGACTTACCCGGATTAATGCCTTTAGGCACGGAATTATATATATATATTTGTCCTTTATATCAAGGGATTATAAAAGCTAAAAGTTTTAGGAGGGGTAATAATGGATGATAGAATAAACTCCCATTCTACAAATA
It contains:
- a CDS encoding TAXI family TRAP transporter solute-binding subunit, whose amino-acid sequence is MNKVMKRCIIAGLSCLAGAAILAGCAGNDSNRQFMNIATGGTAGTYYPLGGAVAEILNQNIENMNASAQSTGASVANVNMLKDGSVDLAFIQNDIAYYAYNGKEMFDGKKIDNLRGLAALYPETIQFVTTENSGINTVADLKGKKVAVGASGSGAEANARQILAAYGLTYDDIKPQYLSFGEAADALKDGNVDCGIVVAGYPTAAIQDLAANKSAKVVAIDADIQDKLIQQYPYYTKINIPAGTYKGQNEDVSTVAVKCILVGTDKISDDLGGQIVTAIYGHLDRMKAAHAVGAYITKDTGTQGMSIPLNKGAEDYFKS
- a CDS encoding DUF1850 domain-containing protein: MISLSIILVIIFIYVCQLPFIFGQTSTGFIFIKKAYAGMPITLSYRHSVMKTPVQENLYINDTVDGLSLKSTRYQSFGVGLPFLASEGHFHQEGTWFVLDNMHREYPTLSLRNGVSNNGVIQVDEESYDLPGLMPLGTELYIYICPLYQGIIKAKSFRRGNNG